GATTCGTACAACACTCATATCAACGGCGCCAAGGTCGCACCGCCGTCAGGGGAGACCGTGACGGAGCCGCGGGCGCGCCGACTCTCCGGGCCCGCTCGGCGCGCGATGCCCTGGTTCGTGGCCGGCCTCCTGCTGGCGACCGTCGGGCTCCCGTCGGTCGCCGCGATCGGTCCACTGCCGTTCGCCCCCTCGGTGGGGTTCGGTCACCCCGCCGCGCGGAACTCCTCGGCGCTCGTCGTCCTCACGGACCGCCCGCGCTTCGTGCCGGACGCGCTGAGCGCGAACGCGAGCGCCACGATCTCCATCGAGCTGTCGAACGCCGGCGCCTACGACCACACGTTCACGCTCTCCAAGGTGCCGAACGTGATCCTGAACACCTCCTGGACGCCGACCGAGCTCGACGCGTTCTTCAACGCGAACGGCTCGCTCGCCAACGTCACCGTCGCGCCCCACGGCCTCGCGTGGGCGAACGTATCGTTCAACGGCTCGGTCGGCGGCGACTCGTTCGAGTTCGTATCGGTCGTGCCGTTCCAGTTCCAGGCCGGGATGTGGGGGTTCCTCAACGTCTCGGCCACCGGCCCGGGCATCCAGCTCTCGGAGAACACGACCGACAGCTACCAGTTCGTCCCGGCGGTCCTCTCCGCCACGCCGACCCACTACCCGGCGGTGCTCGACGTCCTGGTGACCAACACGGGCCAGCTCGGCCACACCTTCACGGTCTCGCCGCTGTCGAACTACACGCTCTCGCCGGGGAACTTCTCGAGCACGTTCGCCTCGAACCCGCCGCTCGTGAGCGCGCCGGTCCCGAGCGGGCCGGGCAGCACCGTCTGGGGGAACTTCACCGTCCACGCCCCCGGCGTCTACCAGTACATCTGCACGATCAGCGGCCACTTCGCGAACGGCATGACCGGGCTGCTCTACGTGGGCGTGACGGTACCGCCGCCCCCGACTCCCCCGTCGACCGCGATCGTGGAGACCTGGGTGCTCATCGGCTCCGGCGCCCTGCTCGGCATCGGCATCGTCGTCACGGCCGTCGCCTCGTTCGCCGGTCGCTTCCCCGCCACGGGCGGTGGTCACGACCGGCACGAGTGAGGCGATCGGGGCCCGGGACGTCGGGCGTCCTAGGTCACGACGAGGAACGAGCGCATCGTTCCGTGGAACTCGCCGCAAAACTCCGTGCACTGGATCAGGTAGTGCGTCCCCGCGGCGACGTCGGGCACCGAGAAGGCGAACATGTTCGTGCGGCCGGGGATCGCGTCGATGCGAACGCCGAGCTGCGGGATATTGAACGAGTGGATCACGTCCGCGCCGGTGACGTTGATCTGGACCTCCGCGCCCGGAGCGGCCCATAAAGCGCCGCCGCTCACCGTGTTCGTGCTCGCGTCGTACGTCGTGTTGAAGCAGCCGGCCTTCGAGGCGTTGGCGTAGCAGAACTCCCACCACCACTGGTGGCCGATCACCGTGACGTACTCCGTCGGGTCGCTCGGGAGCGCGTCGAGCTGGTAGAGGAGGATCGTCGAGTAGGCCGCCACCCCGGCGAGGAGTGCGACCACCGCGAGGGTCCAGGCGACCTCGAGCTTGTTAACCATACCGGCGGTTCCTCATGCCCGGATCGCGGAACTTCCAGACGGCGTAGACGAGGTAGGCGAAGGTCACGATCGCCCCCGCCACGCTGATGCCGATCATCACCCAGAGCAGCGGGTTGGTGAGTTCCAGGTTCGATTCGGCGGCGGCGATCGGGCCCAGGAGCAGCGCGACCGGCACGGCGGCTGCGACGGCCGATCCCCCACTACGGGGATCGCGTTCGCTCACGCGTCGCACCGGGGAGCGAAGCTACATATCGCCCGCGTACGAACCGGGCACCGGCCCCTCCACCGACCGGGGTCCGCGCCCTGTACGTACGGAGGGGCTTTAGAGGGCGGGCTCCGTCCTCCGCCCGTTTCGGTCGACGGTGGAGCGATGAGCCTGCGAGGTCCCGAGCGCGCGGCGGTCGCTCTCGCGCTCGCGGTGCTCCTCGTGGGCGGTGCCGCGATCGCACTCGTGGACAGCGCGCCCGCGCGCGCGGCGACCGCCGTGCGCACCGACGCGAGCGACGCGGTCTCGGTCACGGCCGTCTCGGGCTTCTCGTTCACGCCCAACGCGGTCCAGGGCCTTCCGACGAACGCGACGATCACGCTGACGTTCACCGACTCGGACTCGCTCGACCACACGTTCTGGATCATCGGCAAGCAGGGCTGGGTGATCCCGCCGTCCTACTCCTCCGGCCAGCTCGAGGCGCTCGCGTTCGGCCACCTTCCTCCCGCGCTCGTCGGGGCGAACGCGAGCGCGAACGGCGGGCAGAACATCACGACCTTCACGTCGCCCTCGGCCCCCGGGTGGTACGAGTTCGTCTGCACCGAACCCGGCCACTTCCAGAACGGCATGTACGGCTTCATCGCGTTCGGGATGAACCTGCCCGGGAACCTCACCGTCTCGGCCGCGAGCACCAACCCCGGTGCCGCGGTGTTCATCATCGTCGGGGTCATCGTCGGGCTCGTCGTGATCGCGCTCGTGCTCGGCTTCGTCGTCGGCCGCCGCCGGGGCGCGACCTACGAGATGCCGCCGGAGCGCCTCGGCTACCCGGAGCCGGAGTCGCCGTCCGAGCCGGAGTCGCCGACCGGCGCCCACGAGCCTCCCGGCTGACGCGCCACCGCAACCCTCAAATCTCGGCAGTCGCATAACCTACG
This window of the Thermoplasmata archaeon genome carries:
- a CDS encoding cytochrome c oxidase subunit II, which gives rise to MVNKLEVAWTLAVVALLAGVAAYSTILLYQLDALPSDPTEYVTVIGHQWWWEFCYANASKAGCFNTTYDASTNTVSGGALWAAPGAEVQINVTGADVIHSFNIPQLGVRIDAIPGRTNMFAFSVPDVAAGTHYLIQCTEFCGEFHGTMRSFLVVT
- a CDS encoding sulfocyanin-like copper-binding protein, with product MSLRGPERAAVALALAVLLVGGAAIALVDSAPARAATAVRTDASDAVSVTAVSGFSFTPNAVQGLPTNATITLTFTDSDSLDHTFWIIGKQGWVIPPSYSSGQLEALAFGHLPPALVGANASANGGQNITTFTSPSAPGWYEFVCTEPGHFQNGMYGFIAFGMNLPGNLTVSAASTNPGAAVFIIVGVIVGLVVIALVLGFVVGRRRGATYEMPPERLGYPEPESPSEPESPTGAHEPPG